One part of the Rutidosis leptorrhynchoides isolate AG116_Rl617_1_P2 chromosome 1, CSIRO_AGI_Rlap_v1, whole genome shotgun sequence genome encodes these proteins:
- the LOC139886460 gene encoding secretory carrier-associated membrane protein 4 isoform X1 yields the protein MVANTFGLGQKHDATVDIPLDSVNNPTKKATELSNWESDLQRREKDIKRREEAVAGAAIPEDDRNWPQFFPIIHHDIANEIPIHAQKLQYLAFASWLGIVLCLVFNVIAVIVCWIKGGGVKIFFLATIYALLGVPMSYVLWYRPLYRAMRTDSAVKFGSFFLFYLLHLGFCILAAIAPPIVFHGKSLTGILAAIDVFSDDALAGIFYMVGFGLFCLESLLSFWVLQKVYLYFRGNK from the exons ATGGTTGCTAATACATTTGGTCTTGGTCAAAAGCATGATGCAACAGTGGATATACCATTGGATTCAGTGAAT AATCCGACGAAAAAAGCCACAGAACTTTCCAACTGGGAATCTGACTTGCAGAGACGGGAAAAG GACATCAAACGGAGAGAAGAAGCTGTTGCTGGTG CTGCGATTCCTGAAGATGATAGAAACTGGCCTCAATTTTTTCCAATAATTCATCATGATATAGCCAATGAGATACCAATTCATGCTCAAAAGTTGCAGTATTTGGCTTTTGCAAGCTGGTTAG GTATAGTTCTCTGCCTTGTATTTAACGTGATAGCAGTGATTGTTTGCTGGATCAAAGGCGGTG GTGTGAAGATCTTTTTCCTTGCAACAATATATGCACTTCTTGGAGTACCAATGTCCTATGTCTTATGGTACAGGCCACTCTATCGTGCAATGAG GACCGACAGTGCTGTGAAATTTGGTTCGTTTTTCTTGTTTTACCTG CTCCATCTTGGTTTCTGTATACTTGCTGCTATCGCTCCTCCTATAGTGTTTCATGGAAAGTCATTGAC GGGCATCCTAGCTGCAATCGATGTTTTTTCTGACGATGCACTAGCAGGG ATCTTCTATATGGTGGGATTTGGACTATTTTGCTTAGAATCACTTCTGAGCTTTTGGGTGCTTCAG AAAGTTTACCTGTATTTCCGTGGGAACAAGTGA
- the LOC139886459 gene encoding phosphoribulokinase, chloroplastic-like: MAVSTVYTVQSLNSTCSISTPTKSNLTIQPRQVLFYNAGKKTNRNSVRTGVIRCAGDTIVIGLAADSGCGKSTFMRRLTSVFGGAAEPPKGGNPDSNTLISDTTTVICLDDYHSLDRTGRKVEGVTALDPKANNFDLMYEQVKALKDGIAVQKPIYNHVSGLLDPPELIKPPKILVIEGLHPMYDQRVRDLLDFSIYLDISNDVKFAWKIQRDMAERGHSLESIKASIEARKPDFDAYIDPQKQFADAVIEVLPTQLIPGDNEGKVLRVKLIMKEGVKYFSPVYLFDEGSTISWVPCGRKLTCSYPGIKFAYGPDSYFGNEVSVLEMDGQFDRLDELIYVESHLSNISTKFYGEITQQMLKLSDFPGSNNGTGLFQTIVGLKIRDLFEQITATRASAPLEATKA; encoded by the exons ATGGCAGTGTCCACAGTATACACAGTTCAATCTTTAAACTCAACATGTTCAATCTCAACACCAACAAAATCTAACTTAACAATTCAACCAAGACAAGTATTGTTTTACAATGCCGGTAAAAAAACTAATAGGAACAGTGTAAGAACTGGTGTGATAAGATGTGCAGGGGACACGATCGTTATCGGTTTGGCAGCCGACTCAGGGTGCGGGAAGAGTACATTCATGAGGCGGTTAACCAGCGTGTTTGGCGGTGCAGCCGAACCACCAAAAGGAGGCAACCCGGACTCGAACACACTTATAAGTGACACAACAACGGTTATATGTTTGGATGATTACCATTCGTTGGATCGAACAGGAAGGAAAGTTGAAGGTGTGACTGCACTTGATCCAAAAGCCAATAACTTTGATCTTATGTATGAACAGGTTAAGGCTCTTAAAGACGGTATTGCGGTTCAAAAGCCGATTTATAACCATGTTAGTGGTCTTTTGGACCCTCCTGAGCTTATCAAGCCACCTAAGATCCTTGTCATTGAAGGTTTGCACCCAAT GTATGATCAAAGAGTAAGAGACCTTTTGGACTTCAGTATCTACTTGGATATCAGCAACGATGTTAAATTTGCCTGGAAAATTCAG AGAGACATGGCAGAAAGAGGACACAGCCTTGAAAGTATCAAAGCTAGTATTGAGGCAAGAAAGCCCGATTTTGATGCTTATATTG ACCCACAAAAGCAATTTGCGGACGCAGTTATAGAAGTGTTGCCTACGCAACTAATTCCAGGTGACAACGAGGGGAAAGTATTAAGAGTGAAGTTGATAATGAAAGAGGGAGTGAAATATTTTAGCCCGGTTTACTTGTTCGATGAAGGCTCCACCATATCGTGGGTCCCATGTGGGAGGAAGCTCACTTGTTCCTACCCTGGCATCAAATTTGCATATGGACCCGATTCTTACTTTGGTAATGAG GTTTCTGTGTTGGAGATGGACGGGCAATTCGACAGACTGGACGAGCTCATCTACGTTGAGAGCCATTTGAGCAACATCTCCACTAAATTCTATGGAGAAATTACACAACAAATGTTGAAGCTTTCCGACTTCCCCGGTAGCAACAATGGCACCGGGCTTTTCCAAACCATTGTCGGTTTGAAAATCAGAGACCTGTTTGAACAAATTACAGCCACCAGGGCCTCAGCTCCATTGGAAGCTACAAAAGCTTAA
- the LOC139886460 gene encoding secretory carrier-associated membrane protein 4 isoform X2: protein MNRRDDPNPFDEEVNPFSNGNAAAGSKSRIPQMVANTFGLGQKHDATVDIPLDSVNNPTKKATELSNWESDLQRREKDIKRREEAVAGAAIPEDDRNWPQFFPIIHHDIANEIPIHAQKLQYLAFASWLGIVLCLVFNVIAVIVCWIKGGGVKIFFLATIYALLGVPMSYVLWYRPLYRAMRTDSAVKFGSFFLFYLLHLGFCILAAIAPPIVFHGKSLTGILAAIDVFSDDALAGIFYMVGFGLFCLESLLSFWVLQKVYLYFRGNK, encoded by the exons ATGAATCGCCGTGACGATCCGAATCCATTCGACGAAGAAGTTAATCCATTTTCG AATGGAAATGCTGCTGCTGGATCAAAATCCCGAATCCCTCAAATGGTTGCTAATACATTTGGTCTTGGTCAAAAGCATGATGCAACAGTGGATATACCATTGGATTCAGTGAAT AATCCGACGAAAAAAGCCACAGAACTTTCCAACTGGGAATCTGACTTGCAGAGACGGGAAAAG GACATCAAACGGAGAGAAGAAGCTGTTGCTGGTG CTGCGATTCCTGAAGATGATAGAAACTGGCCTCAATTTTTTCCAATAATTCATCATGATATAGCCAATGAGATACCAATTCATGCTCAAAAGTTGCAGTATTTGGCTTTTGCAAGCTGGTTAG GTATAGTTCTCTGCCTTGTATTTAACGTGATAGCAGTGATTGTTTGCTGGATCAAAGGCGGTG GTGTGAAGATCTTTTTCCTTGCAACAATATATGCACTTCTTGGAGTACCAATGTCCTATGTCTTATGGTACAGGCCACTCTATCGTGCAATGAG GACCGACAGTGCTGTGAAATTTGGTTCGTTTTTCTTGTTTTACCTG CTCCATCTTGGTTTCTGTATACTTGCTGCTATCGCTCCTCCTATAGTGTTTCATGGAAAGTCATTGAC GGGCATCCTAGCTGCAATCGATGTTTTTTCTGACGATGCACTAGCAGGG ATCTTCTATATGGTGGGATTTGGACTATTTTGCTTAGAATCACTTCTGAGCTTTTGGGTGCTTCAG AAAGTTTACCTGTATTTCCGTGGGAACAAGTGA